In one Aquabacterium sp. OR-4 genomic region, the following are encoded:
- a CDS encoding autotransporter-associated beta strand repeat-containing protein codes for MRSSPGSTDRGGRRGRRGRWALRPLSLAACLAVALAASPSGWALPQDGTVTAGQVSVRADGAKQLEIVQSSARAALDWRSFSIAAGERVRIHQPDAAAVLFNRVTGADPSLILGQLQADGRVFLSNPRGVIFGAGSRVDVGGLVATTLNADTTALALGNAGRWQLSGGNAGSGELRADGEIHAPAGTVALVGPRVSIGGQVLAGRLGAAAVGAVQVDVDGDGLIFFNARSEDLATRLDLLGSATALAGSAELRATARAGFADTVLNLAGTVRASGLALRDGQVVIDGGGAGLTQVAGTVVASADAAGTRGGQISVLGEQVQLAASARLEASGTAAGGSLRVGGDLGGANAQALPHARSVVVQAGAVLAADATQAGHGGSVVLWSGERTQFAGHISARGGAAGGDGGLVEVSSHGALRYEGTADRAAPLGRAGLLLLDPATLTVQASGSGDNILTVSTLLANLATAPVLLQADDRITVDAAVSSPSVAGAGSLTLRVNGNQAGDTIAINQPISLAGTGRTLSLEASQIEIADVSLAAAGLVLNGATRWTHSTSRTLSLPISGSGSFTKLGAGALTLSGSNSYLGGTTVAAGSLLLGAAGALPAGQAVTLSGGATLDVNGRSPSVGLFTLTGGSLIDSATKPGALTATAFALSEGTVSAVLAGSSAALSKTGSGSVSLSAANTYGGGSTVSAGLLLAGRDSAPGPAPASGPFGSGQVTVSAGGGVDLDGHAVHNPWQLAGSGPDDAGALRQSGSGSALSSGSVNLAADARLGVGAAGATLSLSGTVSGPGQLAKTGLGTLVLLGDAAPAGGTAIGQGSLQLGSNGVSGSLGGHIAIASGATLLVQRSDELALAGVISGEGELRQAGSGTLTLLADNTYTGGTTLAAGTLRIGRDGDSASILGPVVNHGALVFNQLADLGFAGAISGSGTLEQAGSGRLTLTGAVTHLGGTTVSAGTLRIGDGNLAGALDGNVLNHGRLVFNRAGELVFAGTVSGTGQLEQAGPGTLVLTANQGHSGGTVVSAGTLQLGDGGGAGNVGGAVSVLADAQLQFRRAGSLTFDGLISGAGSVSQAGSGTLSFSGDQLYTGATRIASGSSLRLGVGLNAGSVLGDIDNQGTLSVLRSDTLTLGGTLSGDGSLQIAGGQLRLTGARSATGSTTVAAGSSLVIERDAALRWAGNLGGDGLVDKRGSGTLSLLGDWSPGGGTQVSQGTLQVGEGGAGGSLAGGAIQVQAGAALVFQRSGSLSLASDVSGQGRFEQAGPGTLVLGATVAVGGGNRVSGGTLQVGHGGTSGWLEGAVLNDGILAFARSDDISVTSVISGTGQLRQQGSGSLNLGGANTFAGGTTLSAGTLAAGRASSGAAGALGAGPFGTGVVSVNGSAAVDLAGWQVDNAWLLAGSGSAELGALGSRSGSASSAGALTLAADSRIGVAGAQLQLSGSIGGSGALSLSGPGTLVLAGDNSASGGTTVASGTLQLLGGSNRAGLGPLQVASGAVLDLHGGASLSVPVQLAGTVRVASGEAAATLSGALTLSGDSLLQVDGAGLALSGGLADLGGAWRLGKSGAGTLTLAGRNSGRGGIDLQAGTLVASGGEALGDAGTLQMAAGSTLRLQADETLGALAGAGHVLLGRFTLATGADGSSSSFSGVLQGTGGLSKLGGGSFALEGDNRYSGATLVQAGRLVIGAAGTAGSASAVSVAAGAQLALQSAQSFGALAGAGDVALNSFALSAGSLDTSSRFDGRLSGSGSFTKTGDGTLILGGASTHSGGTVVLAGTLQAARGSSGAAAALSAGPFGTAAVSVANGAVVDLAGQQVDNPWSLAGGAVLASSSGRAASAGALSLVGDAGIAVSGERLSLGGSIGGAGALNVAGPGTLVMGGANLASGGTTVSGGTLQLSGGVDRAGLGPLVVARDATLDLTSGAQLGVPLALAGTLANSAGTGLVSGLVTLHGDAVLQVAGAGLTLAGTLTDAGGAPSLTKTGAGTLTLSGRHLGAGDITVQAGTLVAAGGQALGDAGTLQLAAGSRLRLQADEAVGALAGAGEVQLDRFTLSAGGNDASTGFSGAVQGSGGLIKQGRGSLTLTGSNPYTGATQVLGGTLVLGPGGTAGVLSALSVAAGAELLLQSNQAFGALSGAGQVALGGQALSVGGDDGSSRFDGRFSGSGALTKTGAGTLTLTSAQAHGGSTTVAEGTLALASSQAGSVASAYRIEGAATLALLADVAIGSLAGAGTVDLAAGSLRVTPAAGSSSVFSGVLQGSGGLVLQGAGSLTLTGANLYTGRTQVLGGSLQVQGDAQLGRAPAALVADQLVLDGGTLQILADTTLAATRGITLQAGGGTLLLAADVSVLAPAPVVDGLAAGALRVAGGGNLAFTGAQDNRHSGGTTLLGGSLSVARDGQLGAASGGLLLDGGTLALRDSLRLDEARTLSLGAAGGTLQLPTGVLLQLGGRIADAAGASQGALRVQGGGTLSLEGAAANTHTGATAVLGSTLLLTRDDQLGLAPAAARAGQLLLDGATLALQPGATLTLDAGRGLALGAGGGTLQVADGASLNLAGSVADAVPASPGQLRKTGGGTLLLQGGADSGTPNSHSGGTRVLAGTLVIGRDAVLGSASAALELDGGTLQVLASVALDAARPLQLGAAGGRIDVAAGHSLGLGSRVDELAGAAVLTKTGAGTLAFEGAADSARLGATQVLGGTLAIRRDGQLGAAPAMATPDHLLLDGATLRLDGNTTLAATRGIALGAAGGTLQVAEGVAARIDGAFSDAGATPASLRKTGAGSLTLAGDNRHGGGTELHAGALATAGDERLPDGGALQLAVDTRFTLGGAETVGALADLGGVGAGLPARLQLERHVLTVRQAIDTQFGGRIDSSGGQLVKEGAGTLALTGQGSGSSLFQVNSGVLVSASADLLGADTTVQVAARATLRLDTPVTVQSLSLAGEMSGSGSMRVTQASTLDGATLGVALDTQSLISRHSVLVLAPLTVGATALVDGGTLSLGSGGLLQAAQLQLGAGAVLATSVAGQLGSGTQMALAGASQLQLAGAESAAALALADGSRVAGAGRLALSGALSLADAAVALPVQAAQFSSRGASAVDAALTLRDSATLLDGTLSLGAAGVIDSPVLRLQAGLLRSTAPQALGSGATALRIDAPATLQLGAAATVASLSLAGTLQAPPVALAGAPVQAPGLQAGSPQAAAASVVHRQAGTGETAALAVNVADVADVADVADAASALVATDSVTLDGGRLGAPLTTRSLLASGSSQLGAAVQATQQVSVGGTLTLEAGATLTTPLLALSSGALLTSGAGQLLGLPLLQMQAGTTLRLAGSERLGGLVDAEPGAPAAAATPARVLLADAADTTLQVGAAVLDTATVQQFSGVVSGGGSLVKQGLGTWVLGADQAHGETRIEAGTLQLGQGGRSGSLGRGAVLNDGLLRVVRSDTLVINNTVAGSGALEQAGSGSLVLAASGNAYTGATRVLAGSLATSGNERLPDASVLQLAAAASLQLGGHETLGALEADGAVALGGSLAATRGGLRLGGPVTVTAAVPITLQAPGQAIEALNEGNQWGLQPLSVLAGQLRLSAGRVADGRWRDLVLGELRLGVPQAAPAGAAGQRQASAAALADAIIGGGDSLIEAGQVSLGQSTVATGDARLDGLLQIDGGTLTLRAMAAPGYSLLAPLDSGRQAVDPLQGRLLQVADDVITQGAASRITTAAGSGLVLQAVAGGSISLGQADNRFAGTLQALSGAEWNSAWAPVGLDGARAVGQSRITLAGQELVVGGQGLEADLLRLSAGRLATVDNSRIAARLWYNDAGFGLQNSAPGLVLELLPQAFAAALPFGSADAPINANVGGKSLGTRTDGLAAGYVQLLPRDAAPGSTVVFLAGPSDSQAGDSGYRFFNDGAGDQSRLPLFYNGVLPATPQLSGSLSAVAAVSENARRERFEETVRTENVAIRLRAGVIAEVGPGRPATGGAEGLRLPSSCSAEIGRLACPPAAAASAAQGAAAPAAPAAPAAPSASRPGGAP; via the coding sequence ATGCGCAGCTCTCCTGGTTCTACTGACCGCGGCGGGCGCCGCGGCCGGCGCGGGCGCTGGGCCCTGCGCCCGCTGAGCCTGGCCGCCTGCCTGGCGGTGGCGCTGGCCGCGTCACCATCGGGTTGGGCCCTGCCGCAGGACGGCACCGTCACCGCCGGCCAGGTGAGCGTGCGCGCCGATGGCGCCAAGCAGCTCGAGATCGTGCAGAGCAGTGCCCGCGCGGCACTCGACTGGCGCAGTTTTTCCATCGCCGCGGGTGAACGCGTGCGCATCCACCAGCCCGATGCCGCGGCGGTGCTGTTCAACCGCGTCACCGGGGCCGATCCGTCGCTGATCCTGGGCCAGCTGCAGGCTGACGGGCGGGTGTTTCTGTCCAACCCGCGTGGCGTGATCTTTGGCGCCGGCTCGCGGGTGGATGTGGGCGGCCTGGTGGCCACCACGCTGAACGCCGACACCACCGCGCTGGCCCTGGGCAACGCCGGGCGCTGGCAGCTGTCGGGTGGCAACGCCGGCAGCGGCGAGCTGCGCGCCGATGGCGAAATCCACGCCCCCGCCGGCACCGTGGCCCTGGTGGGCCCGCGGGTCAGCATCGGCGGCCAGGTGCTGGCCGGCCGCCTGGGCGCTGCCGCCGTGGGCGCGGTGCAGGTGGATGTGGACGGTGACGGCCTGATCTTCTTCAACGCCCGCAGCGAAGACCTGGCCACCCGGCTCGACCTGCTGGGCTCGGCCACGGCACTGGCCGGCAGTGCCGAACTGCGCGCCACGGCGCGCGCCGGTTTTGCCGACACCGTGCTCAACCTGGCCGGCACGGTGCGCGCCAGCGGCCTGGCCCTGCGCGATGGCCAGGTGGTGATCGATGGCGGTGGCGCCGGTCTCACCCAGGTGGCCGGCACCGTGGTGGCCAGCGCCGACGCCGCCGGCACGCGCGGCGGCCAGATCAGCGTGCTGGGCGAGCAGGTGCAGCTGGCGGCCAGCGCGCGGCTGGAGGCCAGCGGCACGGCGGCCGGCGGCAGCCTGCGCGTGGGCGGCGATCTCGGCGGGGCCAACGCCCAGGCGCTGCCGCATGCGCGCAGCGTGGTGGTGCAGGCCGGCGCGGTGCTGGCGGCCGATGCCACGCAGGCCGGCCACGGCGGCAGCGTGGTGCTGTGGTCGGGCGAGCGCACCCAGTTTGCCGGCCACATCAGCGCGCGCGGTGGTGCGGCAGGGGGCGATGGCGGGCTGGTGGAGGTGTCGTCGCACGGCGCGCTGCGCTACGAGGGCACCGCCGACCGCGCCGCCCCGCTGGGCCGCGCCGGCCTGCTGCTGCTCGACCCCGCCACCCTCACCGTGCAGGCCAGCGGCAGCGGCGACAACATCCTCACCGTCAGCACGCTGCTGGCGAACCTGGCCACCGCACCAGTGCTGCTGCAGGCCGACGACCGCATCACGGTCGACGCCGCGGTCAGCAGCCCGAGCGTGGCCGGTGCCGGCTCGCTGACGCTGAGGGTCAATGGCAACCAGGCCGGCGACACGATTGCCATCAACCAGCCGATCAGCCTGGCCGGCACCGGCCGCACGCTGAGCCTCGAGGCCAGCCAGATCGAGATCGCCGATGTCAGCCTGGCAGCCGCCGGCCTGGTGCTCAACGGCGCCACCCGCTGGACCCATTCCACCTCGCGCACGCTGAGCCTGCCGATCAGCGGCAGCGGCTCGTTCACCAAGCTGGGTGCTGGCGCGCTCACGCTCTCGGGCAGCAACAGCTACCTGGGCGGCACCACGGTGGCCGCCGGCAGCCTGCTGCTGGGCGCGGCCGGCGCGCTGCCGGCCGGCCAGGCCGTGACGCTGAGCGGTGGCGCCACGCTCGATGTCAATGGCCGCAGCCCCAGCGTGGGCCTGTTCACGCTGACCGGCGGCAGCCTGATCGACAGCGCCACCAAGCCCGGCGCACTGACCGCCACCGCGTTTGCGCTGAGCGAGGGCACGGTCTCGGCCGTGCTGGCGGGCAGCAGCGCCGCGCTCAGCAAGACCGGCAGCGGCAGCGTGAGCTTGAGCGCCGCCAACACCTACGGCGGCGGCAGCACGGTCAGCGCCGGCCTGCTGCTGGCGGGGCGCGACAGTGCGCCCGGCCCGGCGCCGGCCAGCGGGCCGTTCGGCTCGGGCCAGGTCACGGTCAGTGCCGGCGGCGGCGTCGATCTTGACGGCCACGCGGTGCACAACCCCTGGCAACTGGCCGGCAGCGGCCCCGACGACGCGGGTGCGCTGCGCCAGAGCGGCAGTGGCAGCGCGCTCAGCAGCGGCAGCGTGAACCTGGCCGCCGATGCCAGGCTGGGCGTGGGCGCGGCCGGCGCCACGCTGAGCCTCAGCGGTACGGTGTCGGGGCCCGGCCAGCTGGCCAAGACCGGGCTGGGCACCCTGGTGCTGCTGGGCGATGCCGCGCCAGCCGGTGGCACGGCCATCGGGCAGGGCAGCCTGCAGCTCGGCAGCAACGGCGTCAGCGGCAGCCTCGGCGGCCACATCGCCATCGCGTCCGGTGCCACGCTGCTGGTGCAGCGCAGCGACGAGCTGGCGCTGGCCGGCGTGATCAGCGGCGAGGGCGAGCTGCGCCAGGCCGGCAGCGGCACGCTGACGCTGCTGGCCGACAACACCTACACCGGCGGCACCACGCTGGCGGCCGGCACGCTGCGCATCGGCCGAGACGGCGATTCGGCCAGCATCCTCGGGCCGGTGGTCAACCACGGTGCGCTGGTGTTCAACCAGCTGGCCGACCTGGGGTTTGCCGGCGCAATCAGCGGCAGCGGCACGCTCGAGCAGGCGGGCAGCGGCCGGCTCACGCTCACCGGCGCCGTCACGCACCTGGGTGGCACCACGGTGAGCGCCGGCACGCTGCGCATCGGCGACGGCAACCTGGCCGGCGCGCTGGACGGCAACGTGCTCAACCATGGCCGGCTGGTGTTCAACCGGGCCGGTGAGCTGGTGTTTGCCGGCACCGTGAGCGGCACGGGCCAGCTCGAGCAGGCCGGCCCGGGCACCCTGGTGCTCACCGCCAACCAGGGCCACAGCGGCGGCACGGTGGTGAGCGCGGGCACGCTGCAGCTGGGCGATGGTGGCGGCGCCGGCAACGTGGGCGGCGCGGTCAGCGTGCTGGCGGACGCCCAGCTGCAGTTTCGCCGGGCCGGCAGCCTGACCTTCGACGGCCTGATCAGCGGCGCCGGCAGCGTGAGCCAGGCCGGCAGCGGCACGCTCAGCTTCAGTGGCGACCAGCTCTACACCGGCGCCACCCGCATCGCCAGCGGCAGCAGCCTGCGCCTGGGCGTGGGCCTCAACGCCGGCAGCGTGCTGGGCGACATCGACAACCAGGGCACGCTGTCGGTGCTGCGCAGCGACACGCTCACCCTGGGCGGCACGCTCAGCGGTGACGGCAGCCTGCAGATTGCCGGCGGCCAGCTGCGCCTCACCGGCGCGCGCAGCGCCACCGGCAGCACCACGGTGGCCGCCGGCAGCAGCCTGGTGATCGAGCGCGATGCGGCGCTGCGCTGGGCCGGCAACCTCGGCGGCGACGGCCTTGTCGACAAGCGCGGCAGCGGCACGCTCAGCCTGCTGGGCGACTGGTCGCCGGGCGGTGGCACGCAGGTCAGCCAGGGCACGCTGCAGGTGGGCGAGGGCGGTGCCGGCGGCAGCCTGGCCGGCGGCGCCATCCAGGTGCAGGCCGGTGCGGCCCTGGTGTTCCAGCGCAGCGGCAGCCTCAGCCTGGCCAGCGATGTGAGCGGCCAGGGCCGCTTCGAGCAGGCCGGTCCGGGCACCCTGGTGCTGGGCGCCACGGTGGCGGTGGGCGGTGGCAACCGGGTCAGCGGCGGCACGCTGCAGGTGGGCCACGGCGGCACCAGCGGCTGGCTCGAGGGCGCGGTGCTCAACGACGGCATCCTGGCCTTTGCCCGCAGCGATGACATCAGCGTCACGTCGGTCATCAGCGGCACTGGCCAGCTCAGGCAGCAGGGCAGCGGCAGCCTGAACCTGGGCGGCGCCAACACCTTTGCCGGTGGCACCACGCTGAGCGCCGGCACGCTGGCGGCCGGCCGGGCCAGCAGTGGTGCGGCCGGCGCATTGGGCGCCGGCCCGTTCGGCACCGGCGTGGTGTCGGTGAACGGCAGCGCGGCGGTTGATCTGGCCGGCTGGCAGGTTGACAACGCCTGGTTGCTGGCCGGCAGCGGCTCGGCCGAGCTGGGCGCGCTGGGCAGCCGCAGCGGCAGCGCCAGCAGCGCCGGTGCGCTCACGCTGGCGGCCGACAGCCGCATCGGCGTGGCCGGCGCCCAGCTGCAGCTCAGCGGCAGCATCGGCGGCAGCGGTGCGCTCAGCCTCAGCGGCCCCGGCACCCTGGTGCTGGCCGGCGACAACAGCGCCAGCGGCGGCACCACGGTGGCCAGCGGCACGCTGCAGCTGCTGGGCGGCAGCAACCGCGCCGGCCTCGGCCCGCTGCAGGTGGCCAGCGGCGCGGTGCTCGACCTGCACGGCGGCGCCAGCCTCAGCGTGCCGGTGCAGCTGGCCGGCACCGTGCGCGTGGCCAGCGGCGAAGCGGCGGCCACGCTCAGCGGCGCGCTCACGCTCAGCGGCGACAGCCTGCTGCAGGTGGATGGCGCCGGCCTGGCCCTGAGCGGCGGCCTGGCCGACCTGGGCGGCGCCTGGCGGCTGGGCAAGAGCGGGGCCGGCACGCTCACGCTGGCCGGCCGCAACAGCGGCCGCGGCGGCATCGACCTGCAGGCCGGCACCCTGGTGGCCAGTGGCGGCGAGGCACTGGGCGACGCCGGCACCCTGCAGATGGCCGCCGGCAGCACGCTGCGCCTGCAGGCCGACGAAACCCTGGGGGCGCTGGCCGGTGCCGGCCATGTGCTGCTGGGCCGCTTCACGCTGGCCACCGGCGCCGATGGCAGCAGCAGCAGCTTCAGCGGCGTGCTGCAGGGCACGGGCGGGCTCAGCAAGCTGGGTGGCGGCAGCTTCGCGCTGGAAGGCGACAACCGCTACAGCGGGGCCACGCTGGTGCAGGCCGGCCGCCTGGTGATCGGTGCCGCCGGCACGGCCGGCAGTGCCAGCGCCGTGAGCGTGGCGGCCGGCGCCCAGCTCGCGCTGCAATCGGCCCAGAGCTTTGGCGCGCTGGCCGGTGCCGGCGATGTGGCGCTGAACAGCTTTGCGCTGAGCGCCGGCAGCCTGGACACCAGCAGCCGCTTCGACGGCCGACTGAGTGGCAGCGGCAGCTTCACCAAGACCGGCGACGGCACGCTGATCCTCGGCGGCGCCAGCACCCACAGCGGCGGCACCGTGGTGCTGGCCGGCACCCTGCAGGCGGCCCGCGGCAGCAGCGGCGCGGCCGCGGCGCTGAGCGCCGGGCCCTTTGGCACGGCCGCGGTGAGCGTGGCCAACGGCGCGGTGGTCGATCTGGCCGGCCAGCAGGTCGACAACCCCTGGTCGCTGGCCGGTGGCGCCGTGCTGGCCAGCAGCAGCGGCCGCGCCGCCAGCGCCGGCGCGCTGAGCCTGGTGGGCGATGCCGGCATCGCCGTCAGCGGCGAGCGTCTGAGCCTGGGCGGCAGCATCGGTGGCGCCGGGGCGCTCAACGTGGCCGGCCCGGGCACCCTGGTGATGGGCGGCGCCAACCTGGCCAGCGGCGGCACCACGGTGAGCGGCGGCACGCTGCAGCTCAGTGGCGGCGTTGACCGCGCCGGCCTGGGCCCGCTGGTGGTGGCCCGCGACGCCACGCTCGATCTCACCAGCGGTGCGCAGCTGGGCGTGCCGCTGGCGCTGGCCGGCACCCTGGCCAACAGCGCCGGCACCGGCCTGGTGAGCGGGCTGGTCACGTTGCACGGCGATGCCGTGTTGCAGGTGGCCGGCGCCGGGCTCACGCTGGCCGGCACGCTGACCGACGCGGGCGGTGCGCCAAGCCTCACCAAGACCGGCGCCGGCACGCTCACCCTCAGCGGCCGCCATCTGGGCGCGGGCGACATCACGGTGCAGGCCGGCACGCTGGTGGCCGCCGGTGGCCAGGCGCTGGGCGACGCCGGCACGCTGCAGCTGGCGGCCGGCAGCCGCCTGCGGCTGCAGGCCGATGAGGCGGTGGGCGCGCTGGCCGGCGCTGGCGAGGTGCAGCTCGACCGCTTCACGCTCAGCGCCGGCGGCAACGATGCCAGCACCGGCTTCTCGGGCGCCGTGCAGGGCAGCGGCGGCCTGATCAAGCAGGGTCGCGGCAGCCTCACGCTGACCGGCTCCAACCCCTACACCGGCGCCACCCAGGTGCTGGGCGGCACGCTGGTGCTGGGCCCGGGCGGCACGGCCGGCGTGCTCAGCGCGCTGAGCGTGGCCGCCGGCGCCGAGCTGTTGCTGCAGTCGAACCAGGCCTTCGGCGCCCTGAGCGGTGCGGGCCAGGTGGCCCTGGGCGGCCAGGCGCTGAGCGTGGGCGGCGATGACGGCAGCAGCCGCTTTGACGGCCGCTTCAGCGGCAGCGGCGCGCTCACCAAGACCGGTGCCGGCACGCTGACCCTGACCAGCGCCCAGGCCCATGGCGGCAGCACCACGGTGGCCGAGGGCACGCTGGCGCTGGCCAGCAGCCAGGCCGGTTCGGTGGCCAGCGCCTATCGCATTGAAGGCGCGGCCACGCTGGCGCTGCTGGCCGATGTGGCGATCGGCTCGCTGGCCGGGGCCGGCACGGTCGATCTGGCGGCCGGCAGCCTGCGCGTCACGCCGGCCGCGGGCAGCAGCAGCGTGTTCTCGGGCGTCTTGCAAGGCAGTGGCGGCCTGGTGCTGCAGGGGGCCGGATCACTGACCCTCACCGGTGCCAACCTCTACACCGGCCGCACCCAGGTGCTGGGCGGCAGCCTGCAGGTGCAGGGCGATGCGCAGCTGGGCCGCGCGCCCGCAGCCCTGGTGGCCGACCAGCTGGTGCTCGATGGCGGCACGCTGCAGATCCTGGCCGACACCACGCTGGCCGCCACCCGCGGCATCACGCTGCAGGCCGGTGGCGGCACGCTGCTGCTGGCCGCCGATGTGAGCGTGCTGGCCCCGGCGCCGGTGGTGGATGGCCTGGCCGCCGGCGCGCTGCGTGTGGCTGGCGGCGGCAACCTGGCCTTCACCGGCGCGCAAGACAACCGCCACAGCGGCGGCACCACGCTGCTGGGCGGCAGCTTGAGCGTGGCGCGCGACGGCCAGCTGGGCGCGGCCAGCGGCGGCCTGCTGCTCGATGGCGGCACGCTGGCGCTGCGCGACAGCCTGCGGCTGGACGAGGCCCGCACGCTGAGCCTGGGCGCCGCCGGCGGCACGCTGCAGCTGCCCACCGGGGTGCTGCTGCAGCTGGGCGGGCGCATCGCCGACGCCGCCGGCGCCAGCCAGGGCGCGCTGCGCGTGCAGGGCGGCGGCACGCTCAGCCTCGAGGGCGCGGCGGCCAACACCCACACCGGCGCCACCGCGGTGCTGGGCAGCACCCTGCTGCTGACGCGTGACGATCAGCTGGGCCTGGCACCGGCCGCGGCCCGCGCCGGCCAGCTGCTGCTGGATGGCGCCACGCTGGCCCTGCAGCCGGGCGCCACGCTCACGCTCGATGCCGGGCGCGGCCTGGCGCTGGGTGCCGGTGGTGGCACGCTGCAGGTGGCTGACGGTGCCAGCCTGAACCTGGCCGGCAGCGTGGCCGATGCCGTGCCCGCATCGCCCGGCCAGCTGCGCAAGACCGGCGGCGGCACGCTGCTGCTGCAGGGCGGCGCCGACAGTGGCACACCCAACAGCCACAGCGGCGGCACACGGGTGCTGGCCGGCACGCTGGTGATCGGCCGCGACGCGGTGCTGGGCAGCGCCAGCGCGGCGCTTGAGCTCGATGGCGGCACGCTGCAGGTGCTGGCCAGTGTGGCGCTGGATGCGGCGCGGCCGCTGCAGCTGGGCGCCGCCGGCGGCCGCATCGACGTGGCCGCCGGCCACAGCCTGGGCCTGGGCAGCCGCGTCGACGAGCTGGCCGGTGCCGCCGTGCTCACCAAGACCGGCGCCGGCACGCTGGCCTTCGAGGGCGCGGCCGATTCGGCCCGCCTGGGCGCCACCCAGGTGCTGGGCGGCACGCTGGCCATCCGGCGCGATGGCCAGCTGGGCGCCGCGCCCGCCATGGCCACGCCCGATCACCTGCTGCTCGACGGTGCCACGCTGCGCCTGGACGGCAACACCACGCTGGCCGCCACGCGCGGCATCGCGCTGGGCGCCGCGGGCGGCACGCTGCAGGTGGCCGAGGGTGTGGCCGCACGCATCGACGGCGCCTTCAGCGATGCCGGCGCCACGCCGGCCAGCCTGCGCAAGACCGGTGCCGGCAGCCTGACCCTGGCCGGCGACAACCGCCATGGCGGCGGCACCGAGCTGCACGCCGGTGCACTGGCCACCGCTGGCGACGAACGCCTGCCCGACGGCGGCGCGCTGCAGCTGGCGGTGGACACCCGCTTCACGCTGGGCGGTGCCGAGACCGTGGGCGCGCTGGCCGATCTGGGCGGTGTGGGCGCCGGCCTGCCGGCACGCCTGCAACTCGAGCGCCATGTGCTCACCGTGCGCCAGGCCATCGACACGCAGTTTGGCGGCCGCATCGACAGCAGCGGCGGCCAGCTGGTGAAAGAGGGCGCGGGCACGCTGGCACTCACCGGCCAGGGCAGCGGCAGCAGCCTGTTCCAGGTCAACTCGGGGGTGCTGGTCAGTGCCTCGGCCGATTTGCTGGGCGCCGACACCACGGTGCAGGTGGCTGCGCGCGCCACCTTGCGCCTGGACACGCCGGTCACCGTGCAATCGCTCAGCCTGGCCGGCGAGATGAGCGGCAGCGGCAGCATGCGCGTCACCCAGGCCAGCACGCTGGACGGCGCCACCCTGGGCGTGGCCCTCGACACCCAGTCGCTCATCAGCCGCCACAGCGTGCTGGTGCTGGCGCCGCTCACCGTGGGCGCCACCGCGCTGGTGGATGGCGGCACGCTCAGCCTGGGCAGCGGCGGCCTGCTGCAGGCCGCCCAGCTGCAGCTGGGCGCCGGTGCGGTGCTGGCCACCAGCGTGGCCGGCCAGCTGGGCAGCGGCACGCAGATGGCGCTGGCCGGCGCCAGCCAGCTGCAGCTGGCCGGCGCCGAAAGCGCCGCCGCGCTGGCCCTGGCCGATGGCAGCCGGGTGGCCGGTGCCGGCCGGCTGGCGCTGTCGGGCGCGCTGAGCCTGGCCGATGCCGCGGTGGCGTTGCCGGTGCAGGCCGCGCAGTTCAGCAGCCGCGGCGCCAGTGCGGTGGACGCCGCGCTCACGCTGCGCGACTCGGCCACGCTGCTCGATGGCACGTTGAGCCTGGGCGCCGCCGGCGTGATCGACAGCCCGGTGCTGCGCCTGCAGGCCGGGTTGCTGCGCAGCACTGCGCCGCAGGCCCTGGGCAGCGGCGCCACGGCGCTGCGCATCGACGCGCCGGCCACGCTGCAGCTGGGCGCGGCGGCCACGGTGGCCTCGCTCAGCCTGGCCGGCACGCTGCAGGCGCCGCCGGTGGCGCTGGCCGGGGCCCCGGTGCAGGCACCGGGCCTGCAGGCCGGGAGTCCGCAGGCTGCGGCCGCGTCAGTGGTGCATCGTCAGGCCGGCACCGGTGAAACGGCCGCGCTGGCAGTCAATGTGGCCGATGTGGCCGATGTGGCCGATGTGGCCGATGCGGCCAGCGCGCTGGTCGCCACCGATTCGGTCACGCTCGATGGCGGCCGGCTGGGCGCGCCCCTCACCACCCGCAGCCTGCTGGCCAGCGGCAGCAGCCAGCTCGGCGCCGCCGTGCAGGCCACCCAGCAGGTCAGCGTGGGCGGCACGCTCACGCTGGAGGCCGGCGCCACGCTCACCACGCCGCTGCTGGCCTTGTCCAGCGGCGCGCTGCTCACCAGCGGAGCGGGCCAGTTGCTGGGCCTGCCGCTGCTGCAGATGCAGGCCGGCACCACGCTGCGACTGGCCGGCAGCGAGCGCCTGGGCGGCCTGGTGGATGCCGAGCCCGGCGCGCCGGCCGCAGCCGCCACGCCGGCCCGCGTGCTGCTGGCCGACGCCGCCGACACCACGCTGCAGGTGGGCGCCGCGGTGCTGGATACCGCCACGGTGCAGCAGTTCTCCGGCGTGGTCAGCGGCGGCGGCAGCCTGGTCAAGCAGGGCCTGGGCACCTGGGTGCTCGGCGCCGACCAGGCCCATGGCGAGACCCGCATCGAGGCCGGCACGCTGCAGCTGGGCCAGGGCGGCCGCAGCGGCAGCCTGGGCCGCGGCGCGGTGCTCAACGACGGCCTGCTGCGCGTGGTGCGCAGCGACACCCTGGTCATCAACAACACCGTGGCCGGCAGCGGCGCGCTCGAGCAGGCCGGCAGCGGCAGCCTGGTGCTGGCGGCCAGCGGCAATGCCTACACCGGCGCCACCCGGGTGCTAGCCGGCAGCCTGGCCACCAGCGGCAACGAGCGCCTGCCCGATGCCAGCGTGCTGCAGCTGGCGGCCGCGGCCAGCCTGCAGCTGGGGGGCCACGAAACCCTGGGCGCGCTCGAGGCCGATGGCGCGGTGGCGCTGGGCGGCTCGCTGGCCGCCACCCGCGGCGGCCTGCGCCTGGGCGGGCCGGTGACGGTGACGGCCGCCGTGCCGATCACGCTGCAGGCGCCGGGCCAGGCCATCGAGGCCCTGAACGAAGGCAATCAATGGGGCCTGCAGCCGCTGAGCGTGCTGGCCGGCCAGCTGCGCCTGTCGGCCGGGCGCGTGGCCGATGGCCGCTGGCGCGACCTGGTGCTGGGCGAGCTGCGTCTGGGGGTGCCGCAGGCGGCCCCCGCCGGCGCGGCCGGCCAGCGCCAGGCCAGCGCCGCGGCGCTGGCCGATGCCATCATCGGCGGTGGCGACAGCCTGATCGAAGCCGGCCAGGTGAGCCTCGGCCAGAGCACGGTGGCCACCGGCGATGCGCGGCTCGACGG